The proteins below are encoded in one region of Toxoplasma gondii ME49 chromosome IV, whole genome shotgun sequence:
- the AP2IV4 gene encoding AP2 domain transcription factor AP2IV-4 (encoded by transcript TGME49_318470) gives MAAPAPSAEARPAKRRCFPLPRETPVSSEDETRKTLQHDTLGCLPRSSSGQPELAAASAASQVGHLSSAALLQLVQTQSAGGVPQAVLRNLFSSIHRNPKPLPANALAATPNSSLYASLTSLSSAAALPGAGPAYSQAPSPASADLLQSEQFRSAAKNPSPNEASPILALLGEAARAATTPRTVPALSAVCPAASSGVSLPPASDTLALAQSSLSSSTGCASDVKASRPEEHPAFASGTANRQSLLQALLLSTAPLAFSGPSLSSASTTLPASSGAVSSRNAGAYQFERLLQAEAAKVKALLPNTTSKSMSQSSVPQRDLTRKTSLFPDPRGLSADDASRRYNTRGANSGGAGLRRGTGVHATTEQSGALDAGERTRPFGAGEDESAQGKPDSRGRQRPGALDASNILGLLAAFQPSQAPAIRDLSAPSHLSAAATGALPLTASFTASALASSQCLPAGTPASSSASPPFSEVLSTTEESSTTKETDASASTLLAFLQKYSAVSGLGGASDFLGQLQGKTSLPPLSLAEPSSALPSSFLGGSDGGTIDTRNGNGEKTTPPIHLFQSAFRMPSPSQQNLLDALLASSCTTATSRSDGSGNLGCPVVDERNAKLAGPAHPLPCSFPQISSSSGEPGRKTGGRVHRQGTSQSGGRVRSGKNGGSAAPPRQSSSDNVPSTPTVSSHEAPHRAGFPSQTPYELSASPSHQLDLLRLGAFLGGAGKQDASVHSDETGTLSGEPSHRSCSLSRGLTQESVLQLSDTTSTSREGEPNEPSQGCVNVAASLPAFGPQPSSGAAKAREGRRGAGGAGAAPPVPLRADVTLGGNRPHYHVAKQEWRVRYYMNGKRKMRTYSAKFYGYETAHTMAEDFAHYVDKHEALPDSMMMTAMMLQAQANSAASSGQTVPLARGIRASSASTGAGGHVSKSATKGSVAASSEGSTSMGSDATRSQEGEAAELCPLAAGLSRPLASMHSAAGNAVAQGRQESKEEAPGGQAWFGEPGKFRASSEAALCGSGSSAEGRDGHESEVLWATLGKVHDASQGKKIKPEKPLTVARGRLALGAEDKSQNLGVDLVDSGEAQGLPGVRQPRQMKNSEECSLRDSDKGMALSKRFGFLPSQTPSCDSMTLPFPGGFDALSLSSALSSCASLPVAHEGNNFQKGHTGDIVALASQSGTQRPASVVLSRDANVSGSSPSHPTWQREGAAVSGRADEFSSLSVTPSTVPLSSFTMEDIKGEKGDPSRRFALVGESMKNVSAPEVQALFPTSSIANAELLPVDFLHSNSCSADKLESSIPRGLAGNNPSMTATAVAATAVSHQIFDTITLFGEFLREFAKEKVNEFHEYGLEASPLTVEASSEVSLFGKATFGRCPVAGGSTPAGISKMSGETLSGLSASELSLVSARTNTTTGEEQFALARGLFPGDSEGDRDEKKPQLSQQELLVLSHALVNLTSSTYVLMHTLKASLSKSTEAVQLHQPLLEAASEAKATDEAKTREEQESSECDHEYPPRSSLEATTGALPFRLSPALSASSKDLPSLSASASLESVTPFAGLPLEEGTLSASVGLASSDDEHDTSLLFKTEAAKKRSLFSTAADGDESRTYNDGLGQPMEEEIRSCVSTSCGEAVATTTLSAIGPGTGASGALLDSESRESLGEKPGAALRAGAHTPAPSRAPTPSRTFSFTSSSTATSAALLCDSNVVHEKLRAQGKDSEAGERKGDSEKEEEVEMWKEEDEEVQRCTGSAETDSTEATRGEEAWRRGKQSEKKPSVITTALNLLETHRHLALTISQLKRPVAQQLRFILPIAAPQLLPCILPPASFQGPGESGDGKAEAEAKGSSSLGQVLETALGHGTRLAPSASAMVPPRKDEAASAVPEAKTFTGLANAGVMREAASRTLEAEQVSRKRSREEVVDSETAGDEGDMENVPETLDATTSPGSRQYDKSPSNGGTKPPATAKSRVIRDQAALERLLLAPFQDTPTCSCTDRPCPCDRQQVADMIYLFYAVPARQQAESSKEGSTQRLQFAARDTNERKDARTGEETQGGETEAKEVIRDPEERGVCEGSSSQNAHTQFDAETASSSMSSDPRADKESNAQDAHMADKTSFVSDLPQPSGEFAPSLLSETSLDVAMADSRGTTSEIHGFFTRSDEQKRASFSSSSLLAAGHAVASFSSSLAGVVSGAGERRECAGPSLGDLSTIGLLSLSYPAMLAFILPLQSLLHMVSGMILTLHKKLIHRFICAHLRLVLDDDMRRPAGGALKSRGAHGDTEAAEAQVERRRREHEREETTNLAIGYREGNAEASNTFPLVDTVSSLLSPGSLRQENSEVERRDNDEERLELITGIARESPKPSEKDSVSPFLSTAPCPGTEAESSDCSASSACSGTPTEGTEGGETGDIASFLSPSGDVKQTIMLA, from the coding sequence ATGGCCGCACCCGCACCGAGCGCGGAGGCCCGGCCCGCCAAGAGGCGGTGCTTCCCGTTGCCTCGGGAGACTCCAGTTTCCTCCGAAGACGAGACACGGAAAACTTTGCAGCACGATACTCTAGGTTGTCTCCCCCGCAGCAGCTCTGGACAACCGGAGCTGGCAGCCGCGAGTGCCGCCTCTCAAGTGGGACATCTGTCTTCAGCGGCTTTACTTCAGCTGGTCCAGACACAAAGCGCTGGAGGAGTTCCTCAAGCCGTTCTCCGCAACCTATTTTCTTCGATTCACCGGAATCCGAAGCCCCTTCCCGCCAACGCGTTGGCTGCCACGCCGAATTCGTCGCTCTACGCCTCCCTTACCTCGTTGTCTTCCGCTGCGGCGCTTCCAGGAGCCGGGCCGGCGTATTCTCAAGCGCCGTCCCCTGCGTCAGCAGATTTGCTGCAAAGCGAACAATTCAGAAGCGCTGCGAAAAACCCCTCTCCAAATGAGGCCTCTCCCATTCTTGCACTGCTGGGAGAGGCAGCGCGTGCCGCCACGACTCCGAGAACGGTCCCTGCACTTAGCGCGGTCTGCCCAGCCGCCTCATCAggtgtttctctgcctcctgctTCAGAtactctcgctctcgcccaAAGTTCTCTCAGTTCCTCGACTGGATGCGCTTCCGACGTCAAGGCTTCTCGGCCAGAGGAACAccccgccttcgcctctggaACAGCCAATCGCCAGTCGTTGCTTCAGGCCCTGCTTCTGTCGACGGCCCCGCTCGCGTTTTCTGGGCCTTCCCTGTCGTCGGCTTCGACCACACTTCCGGCTTCCTCTGGAGCAGTGTCTTCGAGGAACGCGGGCGCCTACCAGTTCGAGAGACTGCTGCAGGCGGAAGCGGCGAAAGTCAAGGCTCTCCTGCCTAACACAACTTCCAAAAGCATGTCGCAGTCATCGGTGCCACAGAGAGACCTCACCCGAAAGACAAGTCTCTTCCCGGACCCACGGGGCCTCTCCGCCGATGATGCAAGTCGCCGATACAACACACGAGGAGCCAACAGCGGGGGCGCTGGCCTGCGACGCGGGACCGGCGTGCATGCGACGACTGAACAAAGCGGCGCATTGGATGCAGGAGAACGGACACGGCCCTTTGGAGCTGGAGAAGATGAAAGTGCGCAGGGCAAACCTGATTCTCGAGGACGACAGAGACCAGGTGCACTGGATGCCTCAAACATTCTTGGTCTCTTGGCTGCCTTCCAGCCCTCCCAGGCTCCAGCGATTCGAGACCTATCTGCTCCATCCCACCTCTCCGCTGCTGCGACAGGGGCGCTTCCTTTGACCGCGTCTTTCACAGCATccgctctcgcctcgtcCCAGTGTCTGCCTGCTGGTACCcccgcttcgtcttcagcgAGTCCTCCATTCTCGGAAGTTCTGTCAACCACTGAGGAAAGTTCGACTACAAAGGAGACTGACGCATCTGCGAGCACTTTGTTGGCTTTTCTCCAGAAATATAGTGCGGTCTCGGGGTTGGGAGGAGCTTCTGACTTCCTTGGTCAGCTTCAAGGGAAGacctctctcccgcctctgtctctggcgGAGCCCTCGTCTGCTCTaccttcttcgttcctcggAGGGTCGGACGGAGGCACTATCGACACAAGGAATGGGAAtggcgagaaaacgacgccGCCTATCCATCTTTTCCAGTCGGCGTTTCGAATGCCTTCGCCGTCTCAGCAGAACCTGTTGGACGCGTTGCTGGCATCATCCTGCACGACCGCCACATCCCGCTCGGACGGTTCCGGAAACCTCGGCTGTCCGGTGGTCGATGAGCGAAACGCGAAGCTCGCGGGTCCTGCACATCCTCTCCCTTGCTCCTTTCCTCAGATCTCGAGCTCCAGCGGAGAGCCCGGACGCAAGACCGGAGGTCGCGTTCACCGCCAGGGAACGTCCCAGAGCGGCGGTCGCGTGAGGAGTGGAAAGAATGGTGGCTCTGCAGCGCCGCCGCGACAGAGTTCGAGTGACAATGTGCCTTCCACGCCCACTGTCTCATCGCATGAGGCTCCGCACCGAGCAGGCTTCCCTTCTCAAACGCCGTATGAGCTATCTGCCTCGCCCTCGCACCAGCTCGACCTCCTGCGTCTCGGCGCCTTCCTGGGCGGCGCCGGCAAGCAGGACGCTTCAGTCCACTCTGATGAGACCGGCACGCTTTCCGGGGAGCCTTCTCATCGCAGCTGCTCCCTGTCGCGCGGCCTAACTCAGGAAAGCGTTCTCCAGCTCTCCGACACCACCAGCACAAGTCGTGAAGGCGAGCCTAACGAGCCAAGCCAAGGGTGCGTCAACGTTGCTGCCTCGCTGCCTGCTTTCGGTCCTCAGCCCTCGTCTGGCGCGGCCAAGGCCCGAGAAGGCCGCCGGGGCGCGGGCGGCGCCGGTGCCGCGCCTCCGGTACCCTTGAGAGCAGACGTGACGCTGGGCGGAAATCGCCCGCACTACCATGTGGCAAAGCAAGAGTGGAGAGTGCGCTATTACATGAacgggaagagaaagatgagGACTTACAGCGCGAAGTTCTACGGGTACGAAACGGCACACACGATGGCTGAGGACTTTGCTCACTATGTGGACAAACATGAGGCCCTGCCGGACTCGATGATGATGACTGCGATGATGCTGCAGGCGCAAGCAAACTCAGCGGCTTCCTCAGGGCAAACTGTGCCTCTCGCACGTGGTATAAGAGCCTCAAGCGCTTCAACCGGAGCCGGAGGTCACGTCTCTAAGTCTGCAACGAAAGGGAGTGTAGCCGCTAGCTCCGAGGGTTCCACATCTATGGGGTCCGACGCGACTAGAAGCCAAGAGGGCGAAGCCGCCGAACTGTGCCCTCTCGCTGCAGGCCTTTCGCGCCCCCTCGCCTCGATGCACAGCGCAGCAGGCAATGCTGTGGCGCAAGGAAGACAAGAGTCGAAGGAGGAAGCGCCCGGTGGCCAAGCCTGGTTCGGAGAACCCGGCAAATTCCGGGCGTCTTCCGAGGCGGCTCTGTGCGGCTCTGGCTCTTCAGCTGAAGGCCGAGACGGTCACGAGAGTGAGGTCCTTTGGGCGACCTTAGGGAAAGTTCATGACGCGAGTCAGGGAAAGAAGATTAAACCTGAGAAGCCTCTGACAGTGGCTCGGGGGCGCCTTGCCCTCGGAGCAGAAGACAAGTCCCAGAATCTTGGAGTTGACCTAGTTGATAGCGGAGAGGCGCAGGGGCTGCCTGGCGTCCGCCAACCCCGTCAGATGAAGAACTCAGAAGAGTGCAGCTTGAGGGACAGTGACAAAGGCATGGCGCTGAGTAAACGCTTTGGGTTCCTTCCGTCGCAGACCCCCTCGTGCGACTCAATGACCCTCCCGTTTCCTGGAGGCTTTGACGcactctcgctctcgtcagCCTTGTCGTCCTGTGCGTCTTTGCCGGTCGCCCACGAAGGAAACAACTTCCAGAAAGGGCACACGGGAGATATTGTAGCTCTCGCGTCGCAGTCAGGCACCCAGCGACCTGCTTCTGTCGTCCTGTCTCGGGATGCGAACGTATCGGGCTCGTCACCTTCGCATCCTACgtggcagagagaaggggcTGCTGTCTCGGGCCGAGCAGATGAATTTTCGTCTTTGAGTGTGACCCCGTCGACGGTGCCACTATCTTCCTTTACCATGGAGGACATCAagggcgagaaaggagacccTTCGCGTCGTTTTGCCCTGGTCGGCGAAAGCATGAAGAATGTGAGTGCACCCGAAGTCCAGGCGCTGTTCCCAACATCCAGCATTGCGAACGCTGAGCTTCTCCCTGTTGACTTTCTGCACTCCAACAGCTGCAGTGCAGACAAGCTGGAGTCGTCAATCCCTCGAGGCTTAGCCGGAAACAATCCGAGCATGACGGCGACAGCCGTTGCGGCGACCGCTGTTAGCCACCAGATCTTTGACACGATCACTTTGTTTGGTGAGTTCCTTCGCGAGTTTGCCAAGGAAAAAGTCAACGAGTTTCACGAGTACGGCCTTGAAGCCTCCCCTCTGACAGTCGAAGCCAGCTCGGAAGTTTCCCTGTTCGGAAAGGCGACTTTTGGGAGATGTCCCGTTGCCGGCGGCTCTACCCCCGCTGGAATTAGCAAGATGAGCGGCGAGACCCTTTCGGGCCTTTCTGCCTCGGAACTGTCTCTCGTGAGCGCCCGGACCAACACGACGACTGGGGAGGAGCAGTTCGCTCTTGCCCGCGGTTTGTTCCCTGGCGACTCTGAGGGCGACAGGGATGAGAAGAAGCCCCAGCTGAGCCAGCAGGAACTCCTCGTTCTTTCGCATGCACTTGTGAATCTCACTTCCTCGACCTACGTCTTGATGCACACGCTCAAGGCGTCTTTGTCCAAGTCGACGGAAGCCGTCCAGCTGCACCAGCCCCTGTTGGAGGCAGCTTCGGAGGCGAAGGCCACCGACGAGGCAAAGACCCGAGAGGAGCAGGAAAGCTCCGAGTGCGATCACGAGTACCCCCCGCGTAGCTCGCTCGAAGCCACAACGGGCGCCCTCCCCTTCCGGTTGTCACCggctctctccgcctcctcgaaAGACctgccttcgctctcggctTCGGCCTCGCTCGAGAGTGTCACGCCGTTTGCGGGGCTGCCCTTGGAGGAAGGGACgttgtctgcgtctgtggGCCTTGCGTCGAGCGATGACGAGCATGACACTTCCCTGCTCTTCAAGACCGAGGCAGCAAAGAAACGCAGCCTTTTCTCCACCGCTGCAGACGGGGACGAGTCCAGGACCTACAACGACGGTCTCGGCCAGCCaatggaagaagaaatcagGAGCTGTGTGAGCACGAGCTGTGGAGAGGCGGTGGCGACGACGACTCTCTCTGCCATTGGCCCGGGGACAGGAGCCTCAGGCGCGCTTCTCGACTcagagtcgagagagagctTGGGCGAGAAGCCTGGAGCCGCCCTTCGCGCAGGTGCCCACACTCCTGCACCGAGTCGCGCGCCAACGCCGAGCAGAACGTTTTCCTTCACGAGCTCTTCCACTGCGACGTCTGCAGCGCTTCTCTGCGACTCCAACGTGGTGCATGAAAAACTCAGAGCTCAGGGAAAAGACTCAGAGGCCGGGGAAAGGAAgggcgacagcgagaaagaggaggaagtcgagatgtggaaggaagaggacgaagaagtccAGAGGTGCACAGGAAGTGCAGAAACGGACAGCACAGAAGCGAcgcgaggcgaggaggcaTGGCGACGAGGCAAacagagcgaaaagaagccAAGTGTCATCACCACGGCGCTCAACTTGTTGGAAACCCACCGGCATTTGGCCCTGACCATCTCGCAGCTGAAGAGGCCCGTGGCACAGCAGCTCCGCTTCATTTTGCCCATTGCTGCTCCTCAGCTGCTTCCCTGTATCTTGCCGCCTGCTTCGTTTCAAGGCCCTGGAGAGAGTGGTGACGGAAaggcggaggcggaggccAAGGGAAGCTCTTCTTTGGGGCAGGTCCTGGAAACCGCGCTGGGCCATGGGACGAGACTCGCGCCCTCAGCTTCAGCGATGGTGCCTCCAAGGAAAGACGAGGCCGCGAGTGCTGTGCCGGAAGCCAAGACCTTCACGGGGCTCGCAAACGCTGGCGTAATGCGGGAGGCTGCGTCGCGGACTCTGGAGGCCGAGCAAGTGAGCAGAAAAAGATCGAGGGAAGAGGTCGTCGACAGCGAAACagcaggcgacgaaggagacatgGAAAACGTCCCTGAGACGCTAGACGCGACAACGAGTCCAGGGAGTCGCCAATACGACAAGAGCCCAAGCAACGGCGGCACCAAACCCCCTGCGACTGCGAAGAGTCGCGTGATCCGCGATCAGGCAGCCCTcgagcgccttcttctcgctcctttCCAGGACACACCGACCTGTTCGTGCACAGATCGACCCTGTCCCTGCGACCGCCAACAGGTGGCGGATATGATTTACCTTTTCTACGCGGTCCCGGCGCGCCAGCAGGCCGAAAGCAGCAAAGAGGGCAGCACACAGCGCCTGCAGTTCGCTGCTCGAGACACGAatgagaggaaagacgcgagAACAGGGGAGGAAACACAGGGAGGAGAAACCGAGGCAAAGGAGGTCATCCGAGACCCAGAAGAGCGGGGTGTATGCGAGGGGTCCTCCTCTCAGAACGCTCACACACAGTTCGACGCAGAGACTGCGAGTTCCAGCATGTCCTCAGATCCGAGAGCTGACAAGGAATCGAACGCACAAGATGCACACATGGCCGACAAGACGTCTTTTGTTTCCGACCTTCCCCAGCCCTCGGGAGAATTCGCGccgtcgctgctctctgaGACGTCGCTCGACGTGGCGATGGCGGATTCGAGGGGGACGACTTCCGAGATTCATGGCTTCTTCACGCGATCGGATGAGCAGAAACGAGCCTCgttttcatcttcttctcttttggcTGCGGGACATGCAGTGGcctcgttctcgtcttcgctaGCCGGCGTCGTCTCCGGCGCTGGAGAGCGAAGGGAATGCGCAGGCCCGAGCTTGGGGGACTTGTCGACCATTGGGCTCTTGAGTCTGTCCTACCCAGCGATGCTCGCTTTCATTCTCCCTCTCCAGTCCCTCCTGCACATGGTTTCCGGAATGATTTTGACTCTCCACAAGAAGCTAATTCACCGCTTCATTTGTGCGCATCTTCGCCTCGTCCTGGATGACGACATGCGGCGCCCTGCAGGCGGCGCGTTGAAGAGCCGTGGAGCGCACGGCGATACCGAAGCCGCAGAAGCACaggtggagaggaggaggagagaacatgagagagaagagaccacGAATCTCGCCATCGGGTACAGAGAAGGCAACGCGGAAGCATCGAACACATTCCCGCTCGTGGACAcagtctcctcccttctgtcCCCTGGCAGCTTGCGTCAAGAGAACTcggaagtcgagagaagagacaacgacGAGGAACGGTTGGAGCTGATCACGGGCATCGCACGCGAATCCCCAAAGCCCTCTGAAAAAGACAGTGTTTCCCCCTTCCTCTCGACAGCACCGTGCCCAGGAACAGAAGCCGAATCAAGCGACTGCTCGGCCTCGTCAGCATGCAGCGGCACCCCGACAGAGGGGacggaaggaggcgagacaggagatatcgcgtcttttctctctccttctggcGACGTCAAGCAGACCATCATGCTCGCCTGA